A single Fibrobacter sp. UWH4 DNA region contains:
- a CDS encoding CotH kinase family protein, giving the protein MQKKVLLLPAFVGVLLSGCSDDSSDRNPIDANSVPIIGEQSDSLPGLDPNIPYVDPVSGDTVAVPATPPLSSGAIAIPTSSATAQLPVNQDSTPEVTPATSVSSAAQPVSSSSGLKDYEDNHKPKESFLPKAGFYSNLTIEPPTPQKGGEIRCTFDGSFPTQGSEQITQTKQITENTVIRCSEFVNGLPADTTTQTYFINETVSMPVVALTVNHHDMFDSTDGLYATGPLTNNGESTWDFGGNANVTDNNNPRCTEPCKAANFWKDTELPVHVEYFEKGSSTTEKTWEIDAGISIIGNYSRYKPKKSVAIKMDNDNYGDKVLKYSLFTTRPEAKKIKSFNLRNNGNRFWTDYIGDAMMTSLMEGTDVDYQRSRQVVVFYNGEYFGIHDLRERLNRSYVETNYGIDSKSINMIKIAGSNLEASGTNGASTGDYQQLVNEISSANYAGENNQQYEQLKTKMNVNSFAQYMLTEMYFHNGDWPNNNVRAWGGNGNPFKYVAFDTDHGFGFTPGIANFDVQNQNMFDWVLGAKQGATQNPGQGGMWGGFGGGSWGATDSRTPGGMLKKLLDNPDFRRLFINNACILLNDYLTYEKVQKTVQAMMATIPSQEQSRDQERWPRNQSNFTWDPSGSTLIAYARNRSETVRQEMADRFDLQNEVNVTIAASGNGTIKVDGMKLPSANYQGKFFAGMQMQLEALPAAGRIFSGWSDGSTENPRLVEITDNMNITAQFK; this is encoded by the coding sequence ATGCAAAAAAAAGTCCTTCTTTTACCCGCCTTTGTCGGGGTTCTACTCAGCGGATGCTCGGACGATTCCTCCGATAGGAACCCAATTGACGCAAATTCCGTCCCCATTATCGGTGAACAGTCAGATTCTCTTCCAGGACTTGACCCAAATATTCCCTATGTCGATCCCGTTTCGGGCGACACGGTTGCCGTTCCCGCCACACCTCCGTTATCAAGCGGCGCCATCGCCATTCCCACAAGTTCCGCTACGGCACAGCTCCCCGTCAACCAGGATTCCACACCCGAAGTCACCCCGGCAACTTCCGTATCCTCTGCCGCTCAACCAGTTTCCTCTTCGAGCGGACTCAAGGATTACGAAGACAACCACAAGCCCAAGGAAAGTTTCCTCCCGAAGGCGGGCTTCTATTCGAACCTGACCATCGAGCCGCCCACCCCGCAAAAAGGCGGCGAAATCCGCTGCACCTTCGATGGCTCCTTCCCCACCCAGGGTTCTGAACAAATTACGCAGACCAAACAGATTACCGAGAACACGGTCATCCGCTGCTCCGAATTCGTGAACGGCCTGCCCGCCGACACCACCACGCAGACCTACTTTATCAACGAAACCGTCTCGATGCCGGTCGTGGCCCTCACCGTAAATCATCACGACATGTTCGATTCTACCGACGGACTCTACGCCACCGGCCCGCTCACCAACAACGGCGAAAGCACCTGGGATTTCGGCGGAAACGCAAACGTCACCGACAACAACAATCCTCGATGCACCGAGCCCTGCAAGGCGGCCAACTTCTGGAAAGATACAGAACTCCCCGTACATGTAGAATACTTCGAAAAAGGTAGTTCCACCACCGAGAAGACCTGGGAAATCGACGCCGGCATTTCGATTATCGGCAACTACAGCCGCTACAAGCCCAAGAAAAGCGTCGCAATCAAGATGGACAACGACAACTACGGCGACAAGGTCCTGAAATACTCGCTATTTACGACCCGCCCCGAAGCGAAGAAAATCAAGAGTTTCAACCTGCGCAACAACGGCAACCGTTTCTGGACGGACTACATTGGCGACGCCATGATGACAAGCCTGATGGAAGGCACCGACGTTGACTACCAGCGAAGCCGCCAGGTGGTGGTGTTCTACAACGGCGAATACTTCGGTATCCACGACTTGCGCGAACGACTGAACAGGAGCTACGTCGAAACGAATTACGGAATCGACTCCAAGTCCATCAACATGATCAAGATTGCAGGTTCAAACCTAGAAGCGAGCGGCACCAACGGCGCCTCTACCGGCGATTACCAGCAGCTGGTCAATGAAATTTCAAGCGCCAACTACGCAGGCGAAAACAACCAGCAGTACGAACAACTTAAGACCAAGATGAACGTGAACAGCTTTGCCCAGTACATGCTCACCGAAATGTACTTCCACAACGGCGACTGGCCAAACAACAACGTGCGCGCCTGGGGCGGCAACGGAAATCCCTTCAAGTACGTCGCCTTCGACACCGACCACGGATTCGGATTCACCCCCGGCATAGCCAACTTTGACGTGCAGAACCAGAACATGTTCGACTGGGTGCTCGGCGCCAAACAGGGCGCCACGCAGAACCCCGGCCAAGGCGGCATGTGGGGCGGATTCGGAGGCGGAAGCTGGGGCGCCACCGACAGCCGTACACCAGGAGGAATGCTCAAGAAACTTCTCGACAACCCCGACTTCAGGCGTCTGTTCATCAACAACGCCTGCATTCTGCTGAACGACTACCTGACCTACGAAAAGGTCCAAAAGACCGTACAGGCCATGATGGCGACCATTCCCTCTCAGGAACAGTCGCGCGACCAGGAGCGCTGGCCCCGCAACCAGAGCAACTTCACTTGGGACCCGAGCGGAAGCACTCTGATTGCCTACGCCAGAAACCGCAGCGAAACCGTGCGTCAAGAAATGGCCGACAGGTTCGACCTGCAAAACGAAGTCAACGTCACCATCGCCGCAAGCGGGAACGGAACGATCAAGGTCGACGGCATGAAACTGCCGAGTGCCAATTACCAAGGCAAGTTCTTCGCCGGAATGCAGATGCAGCTTGAAGCGCTTCCTGCCGCCGGAAGAATCTTCTCGGGATGGTCAGACGGTTCAACCGAAAACCCGAGACTCGTCGAAATTACGGACAATATGAATATCACCGCTCAATTCAAGTAG
- a CDS encoding nucleotidyltransferase family protein: MSAVFFDLLRAALGDVPGELVELNTEEWLGLHKQATKQALLGVIFYGLQRVYPDIEQRIPKDLYLKWFYQAESIRGLNQTHYERSKKLTALFAERGAKSVILKGQANSRLYPDKFIRQTGDVDIWVAGGRDRVVSLLSQMGLLKDAKFSAHEVTLPREAFGVDVEVHFNYIYDCRNPFANKHLKRILSYEIENPVAVGEGFNVASNKFSMLMQLSHIRKHLLGHGIGLRQVMDYAVLLRSSLGCERAEVSIALAITGLKPVAGALMWVLSECLGLKDEYLLCSPDARRGQVLLQAILADGNFGKRSRRKRGGVFLWWVRNRLHLLRLLPFDFPEVSWYLLRYWGAFLFYVPKRIYLLRTYKKSLTKSGTVNKLSVM, translated from the coding sequence TTGTCCGCAGTATTTTTCGACCTGTTGCGGGCGGCCTTGGGCGATGTACCGGGTGAGTTGGTCGAGTTGAATACCGAAGAGTGGCTAGGATTGCATAAACAGGCAACCAAGCAGGCGCTCCTCGGTGTTATTTTTTATGGGTTGCAGCGGGTGTATCCCGATATAGAACAGCGGATACCGAAGGATTTATACCTTAAATGGTTTTACCAGGCCGAGTCCATTCGTGGGTTGAACCAGACCCATTACGAGCGGTCTAAAAAGTTGACGGCGCTTTTTGCCGAGCGGGGGGCGAAGTCCGTTATCCTCAAGGGCCAGGCGAATTCCCGTCTTTATCCGGACAAATTCATCCGCCAGACGGGTGATGTCGATATTTGGGTGGCCGGTGGCCGCGACAGGGTGGTCTCGCTGTTGTCGCAGATGGGTTTGCTTAAGGATGCAAAGTTTTCTGCTCACGAGGTGACTCTCCCGAGGGAGGCTTTCGGGGTCGATGTCGAGGTGCATTTCAACTATATCTACGATTGCCGGAACCCCTTTGCAAATAAACACCTGAAGCGAATTCTATCGTACGAAATCGAAAATCCGGTGGCGGTGGGCGAGGGTTTCAACGTGGCTTCGAACAAGTTCTCGATGCTGATGCAACTTTCGCATATCCGCAAGCATTTGCTCGGTCATGGAATCGGTTTACGCCAGGTTATGGATTATGCCGTGTTGCTAAGATCTTCTCTGGGATGCGAACGGGCCGAGGTCAGCATTGCCCTTGCTATAACGGGGTTAAAACCCGTGGCGGGTGCTCTCATGTGGGTACTTTCGGAGTGTCTCGGGCTAAAAGACGAGTATTTGCTTTGCTCTCCCGATGCCCGGCGAGGGCAGGTGCTGTTGCAGGCAATTTTGGCGGATGGCAATTTTGGCAAGCGTTCCCGCCGCAAGCGTGGCGGGGTGTTCCTCTGGTGGGTAAGGAACAGGCTGCATCTGCTGCGTTTGCTTCCGTTCGATTTTCCGGAAGTATCGTGGTACTTGTTGCGCTATTGGGGGGCGTTCCTGTTTTATGTTCCCAAACGGATTTACCTTTTGCGCACATATAAAAAATCCCTGACTAAGTCAGGGACGGTAAATAAGTTATCGGTTATGTAA